The following coding sequences lie in one Alphaproteobacteria bacterium genomic window:
- a CDS encoding OmpH family outer membrane protein, which translates to MRYVLAFIIAFWAVAAAAEVAPSPPGTAATPRFPILIVDVKHVLDDSKAAISAQKKIEVQRSAFQDEISSQEKKIREAEQELVQQRGKLDEKAYAEKETQLRQKFRDVEKYVQERRATLEKATSQSLGKVHDVMKDIVSDIAKKRGAQLVLAKQGNQAVLWTIDGNDITAEVSARLNAQLPDIAVNIDVPDAKKDPTK; encoded by the coding sequence ATGAGATATGTGTTAGCCTTCATCATCGCGTTTTGGGCCGTCGCAGCAGCGGCTGAAGTTGCGCCTTCGCCGCCGGGCACGGCTGCAACGCCGCGCTTTCCGATTTTGATTGTGGATGTAAAACATGTGCTGGATGATTCAAAAGCAGCCATCAGCGCGCAAAAGAAAATAGAAGTGCAGCGCAGCGCGTTCCAAGATGAAATCTCATCACAGGAAAAGAAAATCCGTGAAGCGGAACAGGAACTGGTGCAGCAACGCGGCAAGCTTGATGAAAAAGCCTATGCTGAAAAAGAAACCCAGTTGCGCCAGAAATTCCGCGACGTTGAAAAATACGTTCAGGAACGTCGCGCTACGCTGGAAAAGGCAACCAGCCAATCCTTGGGCAAGGTGCATGATGTCATGAAAGATATTGTTTCCGATATTGCCAAGAAACGGGGCGCACAATTGGTGCTGGCAAAGCAGGGTAATCAGGCGGTGTTGTGGACGATTGACGGCAATGACATTACCGCTGAAGTCAGCGCCCGTTTGAACGCGCAATTGCCGGATATTGCGGTAAACATTGATGTTCCGGACGCAAAAAAAGACCCAACAAAATAA
- the lpxA gene encoding acyl-ACP--UDP-N-acetylglucosamine O-acyltransferase, with the protein MAQDIHKTAIIDPAASLADDVSIGPYCVVGPNVKLSWNVKLHSHVVIEGNTSIGEDTEIYPFASIGTAPQDKKFKGEHSRLEIGKRNSIREHVTINPGTEGGGLVTKIGDDCLIMIGAHVAHDCQIGNHVILVNNATLAGHVHVGHHAIIGGNSAVHQFVRIGAHAMIGGMSGVENDVIPYGTVMGERARLAGLNLVGLERRGFKKEQINELRNAYRMLFAPEGTFSERLEGVADNYAASEVVKDIVTFIRNKSSRPICQPRSDQAA; encoded by the coding sequence GTGGCGCAGGATATTCATAAAACCGCAATCATCGACCCTGCTGCCAGCCTGGCGGATGACGTAAGCATCGGGCCTTATTGCGTGGTTGGGCCTAATGTCAAACTTAGCTGGAATGTAAAATTACATAGCCATGTAGTGATTGAAGGAAATACCAGCATTGGCGAAGATACCGAGATTTATCCGTTCGCATCCATCGGCACGGCGCCGCAAGACAAAAAATTCAAAGGCGAGCATTCGCGCCTTGAAATCGGTAAGCGCAATTCCATCCGTGAACATGTGACGATTAATCCCGGTACCGAGGGCGGCGGGCTTGTGACCAAAATCGGTGATGATTGCCTGATTATGATTGGCGCGCATGTGGCGCATGATTGCCAGATTGGTAATCATGTTATTCTGGTCAATAATGCAACGCTGGCGGGGCATGTGCATGTGGGGCACCATGCGATTATCGGCGGCAATTCGGCTGTGCATCAGTTTGTGCGCATTGGCGCGCATGCGATGATTGGCGGTATGTCCGGCGTTGAAAATGATGTTATTCCCTATGGCACCGTGATGGGCGAGCGCGCACGACTGGCAGGGTTAAATCTGGTTGGCCTTGAACGCCGTGGTTTCAAAAAAGAACAAATCAACGAATTGCGCAACGCGTACCGCATGCTGTTTGCGCCGGAAGGCACGTTCTCCGAGCGGCTCGAAGGGGTTGCGGATAATTATGCGGCATCGGAAGTCGTCAAAGATATCGTTACCTTTATTCGCAACAAATCTTCGCGGCCCATTTGCCAGCCGCGCAGTGATCAAGCCGCATAA
- the bamA gene encoding outer membrane protein assembly factor BamA: MSLLVRYLFIALFVLLTPARAIAFQPNAPEAQSFDAGPVFGAEAAAAPAESAPIISDVRVEGVQRIEADTVRSYLSLTKGDAATTAKMNDSVKVLFSTGFFSDVHVSLVEGNVLLVKVVENPVINRVVFEGNHAIETKDLEKEIQLKVRQVYTKSRVKSDTQRILDVYRRSGRFAVLVEPKVISLEQNRVDLVFEVTEGDRTGVRRINFIGNKVFGEDELRGAVNTRETEWWRFFSNSDFYDPDRLNYDKELLRRFYLNHGYVDFRVLSSHAELTPDRKDFLITFAIEEGEKYTFGKVDLGTTLKRINLDALRAKITTQTGDTYSAEKVEKTVAQLTAAIGDLQYGFAQVQPKLTPDKAKRTVDINYAVNEGPRVFVQRIDIAGNTRTLDRVIRRQMQLSEGDPFLNNKLKKSEQNIRDLGFFEEVKVTPSEGGQPDQSVIAVDVKEKSTGDFSIGAGFSSTDGPLGDFSINERNLLGKGQNLRFGIQASARRQQYDISFTEPYFLEKDLAVGGDLFRTTRDNQDVSSFNEERNGFNLRAGYALSDVLSERWNYGLTQTKITNVPTTASRFVREQQGTSITSLIGHELMYDKRNSKLNPTEGFYLKMNNDLAGVGGDVQFLRTKIGGAYYTPLFEKWTLNLGGEVGYIFGLGQDVRINDRFYLGGENLRGFKFAGVGPRDLTAGVNDALGGNRFARSRVEISFPTGLPEEFGVRGRVFNDAGILDQVDATALPGENFKADSKLRMSSGIGVTWQSPFGPIGVDLAQPILKESYDITEFFRFSFGTRF; encoded by the coding sequence ATGAGTTTATTGGTTCGTTATCTTTTTATCGCGTTATTCGTGCTGTTAACACCGGCGCGCGCGATTGCGTTTCAACCAAATGCCCCCGAAGCGCAGAGCTTTGATGCTGGTCCGGTATTTGGCGCGGAAGCGGCTGCTGCGCCTGCGGAAAGCGCGCCAATCATTTCAGATGTGCGCGTTGAAGGCGTGCAGCGCATTGAAGCTGACACCGTGCGTTCATATCTTTCGCTAACCAAGGGGGATGCCGCCACCACCGCTAAAATGAATGATAGCGTTAAGGTGTTATTCTCAACCGGATTTTTTTCCGATGTTCATGTGAGTTTGGTTGAAGGCAATGTATTGCTGGTGAAGGTGGTTGAAAACCCCGTGATCAACCGCGTGGTGTTTGAAGGAAACCATGCGATTGAAACCAAGGATTTGGAAAAAGAAATCCAGCTGAAAGTGCGTCAGGTCTATACCAAGAGCCGCGTAAAGAGCGATACCCAACGTATTCTGGACGTATATCGCCGTTCCGGTCGCTTTGCCGTATTGGTCGAGCCTAAGGTGATTAGCCTTGAACAAAACCGCGTTGATCTGGTGTTTGAGGTTACCGAAGGCGATCGTACCGGCGTGCGGCGCATTAACTTTATTGGCAATAAAGTATTTGGTGAGGACGAATTACGTGGTGCCGTGAATACCCGCGAAACAGAATGGTGGCGTTTCTTTAGTAACTCCGATTTCTATGATCCTGACCGTTTGAACTACGATAAGGAATTGTTGCGCCGGTTTTATCTGAACCACGGTTATGTGGATTTCCGTGTATTGTCGTCGCATGCCGAACTGACGCCTGACCGTAAAGACTTCCTTATTACCTTTGCGATTGAAGAAGGGGAGAAGTACACCTTTGGCAAGGTTGATTTGGGCACAACACTGAAACGCATTAATCTGGATGCGCTGCGCGCAAAAATTACCACCCAAACGGGTGATACGTATAGCGCGGAAAAGGTTGAAAAGACCGTTGCGCAGCTGACAGCCGCGATTGGCGATTTGCAATATGGCTTTGCGCAAGTGCAGCCAAAGCTCACTCCCGATAAGGCAAAGCGCACCGTTGACATTAATTATGCCGTGAATGAAGGCCCGCGTGTATTCGTGCAGCGCATCGATATTGCGGGAAACACCCGCACGCTTGACCGCGTTATCCGCCGCCAGATGCAATTGTCGGAAGGCGACCCATTCCTGAACAACAAGCTGAAAAAGTCGGAACAAAACATCCGTGACCTTGGCTTCTTTGAGGAAGTAAAGGTAACGCCAAGCGAAGGCGGGCAGCCCGATCAATCGGTTATCGCAGTGGATGTGAAGGAAAAATCAACGGGTGATTTCTCCATCGGTGCGGGGTTCTCGTCAACCGACGGCCCATTGGGTGACTTCAGCATCAACGAACGTAACCTCCTGGGTAAAGGGCAAAACCTGCGCTTTGGTATTCAGGCATCGGCGCGCAGGCAGCAATATGACATCAGCTTTACCGAGCCGTATTTCCTTGAAAAGGATTTGGCGGTTGGCGGTGATTTGTTCCGCACCACGCGTGATAATCAGGATGTAAGCTCGTTCAACGAAGAACGTAACGGGTTTAACTTGCGTGCGGGCTACGCGCTTTCCGATGTGCTGAGTGAAAGATGGAATTATGGTTTAACGCAAACCAAGATTACCAACGTGCCAACAACCGCATCCCGCTTTGTTCGTGAACAGCAGGGGACCAGCATCACCTCGTTGATTGGTCATGAATTGATGTACGATAAACGCAACAGCAAACTGAACCCGACCGAAGGCTTCTATTTGAAGATGAATAATGATCTGGCGGGGGTTGGCGGTGATGTTCAGTTCTTACGTACCAAGATTGGCGGCGCGTATTACACACCGCTGTTCGAAAAGTGGACCCTGAACCTTGGTGGCGAAGTTGGTTATATCTTTGGCCTTGGTCAGGATGTGCGGATTAATGACCGTTTCTATCTGGGCGGCGAAAATCTTCGTGGCTTTAAGTTTGCCGGCGTTGGTCCGCGCGATTTGACAGCTGGCGTAAACGATGCCTTGGGCGGTAACCGCTTTGCCCGTAGCCGTGTGGAAATCAGCTTCCCAACAGGTCTGCCTGAAGAATTTGGAGTCCGCGGACGCGTGTTTAACGATGCCGGTATCCTTGATCAGGTGGATGCAACTGCGCTGCCGGGCGAAAACTTCAAGGCTGACAGCAAGCTGCGCATGAGCTCGGGTATCGGCGTTACATGGCAATCGCCGTTTGGCCCTATCGGGGTTGACTTGGCGCAGCCTATCCTTAAAGAATCCTATGATATTACCGAATTCTTCCGCTTCAGCTTTGGGACACGTTTCTAA
- the fabZ gene encoding 3-hydroxyacyl-ACP dehydratase FabZ: MTDAKAKSTTIDIQGIMDRIPHRYPMLLIDRVIDVVTGESATGVKNVTVNEPFFQGHFPSHPIMPGVLIVEAMAQTSAVLVVDMLDEIEEGRHMVYFMTIDEARFRRPVFPGDTLHIKVKKDRQRGNVWKFRGEAYVGSDKVAEAMYSAMLIDTKRESMLGQDK; the protein is encoded by the coding sequence ATGACAGACGCAAAAGCAAAAAGCACCACCATCGATATTCAAGGAATTATGGATCGTATCCCGCATCGTTACCCGATGCTGCTGATTGACCGTGTGATTGATGTGGTGACCGGCGAAAGCGCAACCGGTGTCAAGAACGTGACGGTAAATGAACCATTTTTCCAGGGCCATTTCCCAAGCCACCCGATTATGCCGGGCGTGTTGATTGTGGAAGCCATGGCGCAAACCTCTGCCGTGCTGGTGGTGGATATGCTCGATGAAATCGAAGAAGGCCGCCATATGGTGTATTTCATGACGATTGATGAAGCGCGCTTCCGTCGCCCGGTATTCCCCGGCGATACGCTGCACATTAAGGTTAAAAAAGATCGTCAGCGCGGCAATGTGTGGAAGTTCAGAGGCGAAGCCTATGTAGGTAGCGATAAGGTTGCCGAGGCAATGTATAGCGCCATGCTGATTGATACCAAGCGCGAAAGCATGCTTGGTCAGGACAAGTAA